Part of the Leclercia sp. AS011 genome is shown below.
GCTGGAGCCACACTCCACCACCCATTCACTGTGGAACGGCAACCCGTATTTGATCAGCGTCGAACAGTAGCCGCCCACCCGCTCGGCGCGGGTCAGGGACGAGCTTTGCCCGCCCAGCCAGGCGATCCGCTGATGGCCGCGACGGATAAGATGTTCGGTCAGCATTTGTGCCGCCTGCATGTTGTCCGGGCGCAGGGTGTCGGCTTCGTCGAGATAGCTGGCGCGGGAGGCAAACACCAGCGGGACGCCCTTCTCCGCTGCCCGCTCGCAGAGTTCATTGCTCACCCCGGAGGCCCCGGCAACGATCACCCCGTCCACTCCCTGGGTCAGGAGCATGTCGAGGCGCTGAAGCAGCTGATCGGCCTCGCGACCGCCGTGCAGTAAAAAGACCATCCGCCCCTGGGCTTCCAGCGCCTCCGTCAGGCCCGCGGTCAGTTCTGCGTAGAACGGCGAAGTGAGGTCGCGGACGATCAGGCCAATCACCCCGCTCTGCCCGCCGCGCAGCGCCGAGGCCTGGCGATTACGCACAAAACCCAGCTGCTCAACCGCCTCGTTAACCCGCTGACCGGTTGCGGGCGAGATACGCCCTTTCCCGCTCAGCACCAGAGAAACGGTGCTGACGGAAACGCCCGCCGCCAGGGCGACGTCATTGATAGTGATCTTTTTCGCTACAGCCATGTGGTGGCGTGTCTCCCTGATAATGAGATCGGTAAAACGTTTTATCAATACGTTATCTTTATACTCTTTGCCAAAGCCTGAGAATGTGATTTAGCGCGCACTAAACTTTGATAAAACGTTTTATCTTCTCGCAGCACTGAGGCAGGTAAACCTATTTTAACAATAAAGGAGTCGTTTTATGACGGCGAAAGCAGCACAAAAAATCTCGCTATGGGAATTTTTCCAGCAACTGGGTAAGACCTTTATGCTGCCCGTGGCTCTGCTCTCCTTCTGCGGGATCATGCTGGGGATCGGCAGCTCCCTCAGCAGCCACGATGTCATTACGCTGATCCCGTTCCTCGGCAACCCTGTGCTGCAGGCG
Proteins encoded:
- a CDS encoding Mal regulon transcriptional regulator MalI, whose amino-acid sequence is MAVAKKITINDVALAAGVSVSTVSLVLSGKGRISPATGQRVNEAVEQLGFVRNRQASALRGGQSGVIGLIVRDLTSPFYAELTAGLTEALEAQGRMVFLLHGGREADQLLQRLDMLLTQGVDGVIVAGASGVSNELCERAAEKGVPLVFASRASYLDEADTLRPDNMQAAQMLTEHLIRRGHQRIAWLGGQSSSLTRAERVGGYCSTLIKYGLPFHSEWVVECGSSQKQAAEAIGALLRASPTISAVICYNDVIAMGAWFGLIRAGRQSGEGGVETFFGHQVALGAFADVSENALDDLPIVWATTPAREMGYTLADRIMQRIEKSDVQAGHQIVSARLVTVK